One stretch of Flavobacterium sp. 9 DNA includes these proteins:
- a CDS encoding gliding motility-associated C-terminal domain-containing protein, whose translation MKVIKADKLLLGMLVMVSAICTAQTVNSGDLYISPGTVMNTVGAFDNRDTANLVNDGELYVYSHFNNDGLVGFTPGSTTGMTRVAGIAGFQDISGSVPVKWYNTQWNNSATQPAFHLSNEISMFGKSDFTNGIIDDDTYGGLVVFEDNASHINVSDISYVQGFVNKNGKDSFLFPIGDKGNFRPAGISNPGAATDAFIGKYFMTDPDVLYPLKNKAADINLIDNKEYWTVTRAAGVSNLFLTLSWKENVTMDEIYAASDDEIHIVRWDAVLNSWVDEGGVTDGRKEVTMVVNPLENYGVFTLARVKKAIDEGIVVFNGLSPNADGYNDYFKITGLQVFASDKITIYNRWGVVVYETQNYDTSGNNFRGISEGRGTLGKENKLPSGTYFYTIDVVKKDGKNFKKAGYLYIND comes from the coding sequence ATGAAGGTAATAAAAGCAGACAAATTGCTGCTAGGAATGCTGGTAATGGTTTCGGCCATTTGTACAGCGCAAACAGTAAATAGTGGAGATCTATATATCAGTCCTGGTACTGTAATGAATACAGTTGGTGCATTTGATAATAGAGATACAGCAAATCTTGTAAATGATGGTGAGTTATATGTTTACAGTCATTTTAATAACGATGGCTTAGTGGGTTTTACTCCGGGTTCAACAACAGGTATGACACGAGTGGCCGGGATTGCAGGGTTTCAGGATATTTCAGGATCGGTGCCGGTAAAGTGGTATAATACGCAATGGAATAATTCTGCGACACAGCCTGCTTTTCATTTGTCGAATGAAATAAGTATGTTCGGGAAATCTGATTTCACCAATGGTATCATAGATGATGATACCTACGGAGGTTTGGTAGTGTTTGAGGATAACGCTTCTCATATAAATGTTAGTGATATAAGTTATGTTCAGGGGTTTGTGAATAAAAATGGTAAAGATTCCTTTTTGTTTCCGATAGGTGACAAGGGTAATTTTCGCCCTGCGGGAATTTCTAATCCTGGTGCAGCTACAGATGCTTTTATTGGTAAATATTTTATGACAGATCCTGATGTGTTATATCCTTTAAAGAATAAAGCTGCTGATATTAATTTGATTGATAATAAGGAGTATTGGACTGTCACAAGGGCTGCAGGTGTAAGTAATTTGTTTTTAACCCTTAGCTGGAAAGAAAATGTTACTATGGATGAAATATACGCAGCTTCTGATGATGAAATACATATCGTGCGTTGGGATGCTGTCCTTAATAGTTGGGTTGACGAAGGAGGGGTAACTGATGGTAGGAAAGAAGTTACTATGGTGGTGAATCCATTAGAGAATTATGGTGTTTTTACTCTAGCAAGAGTGAAAAAAGCGATAGATGAAGGTATTGTAGTGTTTAATGGTCTTTCTCCAAATGCTGATGGTTATAATGATTATTTTAAAATTACTGGCTTACAGGTATTTGCTTCTGATAAAATAACAATTTATAATCGTTGGGGGGTAGTGGTGTATGAGACACAAAATTATGATACCAGCGGAAATAATTTTAGAGGTATTTCAGAAGGTCGCGGTACATTGGGTAAAGAAAATAAGCTGCCTTCAGGGACTTACTTCTATACTATAGATGTGGTTAAAAAAGATGGTAAGAATTTTAAAAAGGCAGGATATTTATATATCAATGATTAA
- a CDS encoding IS4 family transposase, giving the protein MANFKDHKVSVNELLGFIPEALLSHLSTSTKVDHYSKVLHGKKVFYLLLYAILDNEKLGQRTLEDTFNYSGFKTIFNLEESETVSRSSISERLSKIDAGYFKEIFEYMYDRFSENYNQAERDKYNLIRVDSTIVSEAVGKFKEGIDQKTGKKLVKYSVFFDGILPAGAEVFNTQSYSSEDIALPEAILKQVEKDAQHRNIYIIDRGIQSTRTMKDFDQKNVKFVIRARENRKHEELESLIKENQDLDIGENLLIKDSIINLYTGTPIKNKRGNTHYREEKVETKFRLVIVKNKQNPEKEFWFITNDFELTAKEVADYYRRRWDIEVFFRFIKQELNVSHLVSLSKNGIEVMIYMTLIVAMLILIYKKANNIGYKTAKKRFIMELRELITAIMITLSGGDPSKVFKT; this is encoded by the coding sequence ATGGCAAATTTTAAAGATCACAAAGTGTCGGTAAATGAGTTATTAGGTTTTATTCCTGAAGCGCTCTTATCACATCTCTCTACTAGTACAAAAGTGGATCATTATTCAAAAGTACTTCATGGTAAAAAAGTATTTTACCTACTTCTGTATGCTATCCTTGACAATGAAAAACTCGGTCAGCGCACATTAGAAGACACTTTTAATTATTCCGGTTTTAAAACTATTTTCAATCTTGAGGAATCTGAAACAGTGAGCAGAAGTTCTATTTCTGAGAGATTATCGAAGATTGATGCCGGTTATTTCAAAGAAATTTTTGAATACATGTATGATCGTTTCTCAGAGAATTATAATCAAGCAGAAAGAGATAAGTACAATTTAATACGCGTTGACAGTACAATTGTTTCAGAAGCTGTGGGAAAATTTAAAGAAGGTATTGACCAAAAGACCGGTAAAAAGCTTGTAAAATATAGTGTTTTCTTTGATGGGATTCTTCCGGCAGGTGCAGAAGTGTTTAATACTCAGAGCTATTCATCTGAGGATATTGCGCTTCCCGAGGCTATTTTAAAGCAGGTCGAAAAAGATGCTCAACATCGTAATATTTATATTATTGACAGAGGTATTCAATCCACCCGTACTATGAAGGATTTTGACCAAAAGAATGTCAAATTTGTAATCAGAGCCAGAGAAAACCGTAAACATGAAGAGCTAGAATCCCTAATCAAGGAAAATCAAGATTTAGATATCGGAGAGAACCTCTTAATAAAAGACAGTATTATCAATCTCTATACAGGAACTCCAATTAAAAACAAACGAGGAAACACACATTATAGAGAAGAAAAAGTTGAAACTAAATTCAGATTGGTCATTGTAAAAAACAAACAAAATCCAGAAAAAGAATTTTGGTTTATAACTAATGATTTTGAACTTACGGCCAAAGAAGTTGCAGATTATTACAGAAGAAGATGGGATATTGAAGTCTTCTTCCGGTTTATAAAACAAGAACTCAATGTTAGCCATCTTGTATCACTGAGTAAAAATGGAATAGAAGTTATGATTTACATGACTCTAATTGTAGCAATGCTTATATTAATTTATAAAAAAGCAAATAATATTGGGTACAAAACAGCTAAAAAAAGGTTTATCATGGAGCTAAGAGAGCTTATTACAGCAATAATGATAACTCTTTCGGGAGGAGATCCCTCAAAAGTCTTTAAAACATAA